The following proteins are encoded in a genomic region of Syngnathoides biaculeatus isolate LvHL_M chromosome 15, ASM1980259v1, whole genome shotgun sequence:
- the sertad4 gene encoding SERTA domain-containing protein 4 isoform X3 yields MRPKSVKEMTLVLSMNAFLESEGETPIPTYQPIWKTERYSKTCLSNTTSPGHTEHRLKQEPFRRLPDHVSMSRTAYFKRKFVDDDEASFNLRTYCQTQVAPILEEQAHVLRLSLEKMRFIDDPEAFLRRSVLVNNLLRRIRADILLQSTEWCLSPNPVFTTVLPPSSNPRQQTHNRSVPTRICSEPQARPPYRKRFRMVRPGQGDLHNDCAQTCCCIYAAAAATGRYLHLPLSMYDPEFSAPHSSSFFQMGSHHKLGLTIIDGHDDEDPEEEDEIEEENEEEEIGETRLPGPSTDLVKDTSRQKSSMKTTRCHADTRTETEITGSFEVQEEDNLEEEAHSIRPCHWDSDAEGLVKVHCWQRKGQRQ; encoded by the exons ACCCAAATCAGTAAAAGAGATGACCCTCGTCTTGTCCATGAATGCTTTCTTGGAATCAGAGGGAGAAACTCCCATCCCAACATACCAACCAATATGGAAAACTGAGCGCTACAGTAAGACGTGCCTGTCAAACACCACCTCGCCAGGCCACACAGAACACCGTTTGAAACAGG AACCTTTTCGACGACTTCCTGACCATGTGTCAATGTCCAGAACTGCATACTTCAAGAGGAAatttgttgatgatgatgaagctTCATTCAATCTCAGGACATACTGCCAGACT CAGGTGGCACCCATTTTGGAGGAACAGGCCCATGTGCTGCGTCTCTCTCTGGAGAAGATGCGATTCATAGATGACCCAGAGGCGTTCCTGCGACGCTCTGTTCTTGTGAACAATCTCCTCCGTCGTATACGAGCTGACATCCTGCTTCAGAGCACTGAATGGTGCTTGTCCCCCAACCCAGTTTTTACCACTGTCTTACCTCCAAGCTCAAACCCCAGACAGCAGACACACAACAGATCCGTCCCCACAAGAATCTGCTCAGAACCCCAAGCCAGACCTCCCTATCGAAAGCGGTTCCGAATGGTCCGTCCAGGACAAGGGGACCTCCATAATGACTGTGCTCAGACATGTTGCTGTATTTATGCTGCAGCAGCAGCCACAGGACGCTACCTTCACCTACCATTGTCCATGTACGATCCAGAATTCTCTGCACCACACTCTTCCTCCTTCTTTCAAATGGGCAGCCATCATAAATTAGGACTGACCATCATAGATGGGCATGATGATGAGGATCCCGAAGAGGAGGATGAAATTGAGGAAGAGAATGAGGAGGAAGAAATTGGTGAGACAAGACTACCAGGACCTTCTACTGATTTGGTTAAAGATACATCAAGGCAGAAAAGTAGCATGAAGACCACGCGGTGTCATGCAGACACAAGGACAGAGACAGAGATTACTGGTAGCTTTGAAGTGCAGGAGGAGGATAACCTAGAAGAGGAGGCACACAGCATCCGACCTTGTCACTGGGACTCTGATGCAGAAGGTCTTGTCAAGGTTCACTGTTGGCAGCGTAAAGGTCAAAGACAATGA
- the sertad4 gene encoding SERTA domain-containing protein 4 isoform X1, with protein MADVFFFSQYAVAINRNCLQPKSVKEMTLVLSMNAFLESEGETPIPTYQPIWKTERYSKTCLSNTTSPGHTEHRLKQEPFRRLPDHVSMSRTAYFKRKFVDDDEASFNLRTYCQTQVAPILEEQAHVLRLSLEKMRFIDDPEAFLRRSVLVNNLLRRIRADILLQSTEWCLSPNPVFTTVLPPSSNPRQQTHNRSVPTRICSEPQARPPYRKRFRMVRPGQGDLHNDCAQTCCCIYAAAAATGRYLHLPLSMYDPEFSAPHSSSFFQMGSHHKLGLTIIDGHDDEDPEEEDEIEEENEEEEIGETRLPGPSTDLVKDTSRQKSSMKTTRCHADTRTETEITGSFEVQEEDNLEEEAHSIRPCHWDSDAEGLVKVHCWQRKGQRQ; from the exons ACCCAAATCAGTAAAAGAGATGACCCTCGTCTTGTCCATGAATGCTTTCTTGGAATCAGAGGGAGAAACTCCCATCCCAACATACCAACCAATATGGAAAACTGAGCGCTACAGTAAGACGTGCCTGTCAAACACCACCTCGCCAGGCCACACAGAACACCGTTTGAAACAGG AACCTTTTCGACGACTTCCTGACCATGTGTCAATGTCCAGAACTGCATACTTCAAGAGGAAatttgttgatgatgatgaagctTCATTCAATCTCAGGACATACTGCCAGACT CAGGTGGCACCCATTTTGGAGGAACAGGCCCATGTGCTGCGTCTCTCTCTGGAGAAGATGCGATTCATAGATGACCCAGAGGCGTTCCTGCGACGCTCTGTTCTTGTGAACAATCTCCTCCGTCGTATACGAGCTGACATCCTGCTTCAGAGCACTGAATGGTGCTTGTCCCCCAACCCAGTTTTTACCACTGTCTTACCTCCAAGCTCAAACCCCAGACAGCAGACACACAACAGATCCGTCCCCACAAGAATCTGCTCAGAACCCCAAGCCAGACCTCCCTATCGAAAGCGGTTCCGAATGGTCCGTCCAGGACAAGGGGACCTCCATAATGACTGTGCTCAGACATGTTGCTGTATTTATGCTGCAGCAGCAGCCACAGGACGCTACCTTCACCTACCATTGTCCATGTACGATCCAGAATTCTCTGCACCACACTCTTCCTCCTTCTTTCAAATGGGCAGCCATCATAAATTAGGACTGACCATCATAGATGGGCATGATGATGAGGATCCCGAAGAGGAGGATGAAATTGAGGAAGAGAATGAGGAGGAAGAAATTGGTGAGACAAGACTACCAGGACCTTCTACTGATTTGGTTAAAGATACATCAAGGCAGAAAAGTAGCATGAAGACCACGCGGTGTCATGCAGACACAAGGACAGAGACAGAGATTACTGGTAGCTTTGAAGTGCAGGAGGAGGATAACCTAGAAGAGGAGGCACACAGCATCCGACCTTGTCACTGGGACTCTGATGCAGAAGGTCTTGTCAAGGTTCACTGTTGGCAGCGTAAAGGTCAAAGACAATGA
- the sertad4 gene encoding SERTA domain-containing protein 4 isoform X2, which produces MADVFFFSQYAVAINRNCLQPKSVKEMTLVLSMNAFLESEGETPIPTYQPIWKTERYSKTCLSNTTSPGHTEHRLKQEPFRRLPDHVSMSRTAYFKRKFVDDDEASFNLRTYCQTVAPILEEQAHVLRLSLEKMRFIDDPEAFLRRSVLVNNLLRRIRADILLQSTEWCLSPNPVFTTVLPPSSNPRQQTHNRSVPTRICSEPQARPPYRKRFRMVRPGQGDLHNDCAQTCCCIYAAAAATGRYLHLPLSMYDPEFSAPHSSSFFQMGSHHKLGLTIIDGHDDEDPEEEDEIEEENEEEEIGETRLPGPSTDLVKDTSRQKSSMKTTRCHADTRTETEITGSFEVQEEDNLEEEAHSIRPCHWDSDAEGLVKVHCWQRKGQRQ; this is translated from the exons ACCCAAATCAGTAAAAGAGATGACCCTCGTCTTGTCCATGAATGCTTTCTTGGAATCAGAGGGAGAAACTCCCATCCCAACATACCAACCAATATGGAAAACTGAGCGCTACAGTAAGACGTGCCTGTCAAACACCACCTCGCCAGGCCACACAGAACACCGTTTGAAACAGG AACCTTTTCGACGACTTCCTGACCATGTGTCAATGTCCAGAACTGCATACTTCAAGAGGAAatttgttgatgatgatgaagctTCATTCAATCTCAGGACATACTGCCAGACT GTGGCACCCATTTTGGAGGAACAGGCCCATGTGCTGCGTCTCTCTCTGGAGAAGATGCGATTCATAGATGACCCAGAGGCGTTCCTGCGACGCTCTGTTCTTGTGAACAATCTCCTCCGTCGTATACGAGCTGACATCCTGCTTCAGAGCACTGAATGGTGCTTGTCCCCCAACCCAGTTTTTACCACTGTCTTACCTCCAAGCTCAAACCCCAGACAGCAGACACACAACAGATCCGTCCCCACAAGAATCTGCTCAGAACCCCAAGCCAGACCTCCCTATCGAAAGCGGTTCCGAATGGTCCGTCCAGGACAAGGGGACCTCCATAATGACTGTGCTCAGACATGTTGCTGTATTTATGCTGCAGCAGCAGCCACAGGACGCTACCTTCACCTACCATTGTCCATGTACGATCCAGAATTCTCTGCACCACACTCTTCCTCCTTCTTTCAAATGGGCAGCCATCATAAATTAGGACTGACCATCATAGATGGGCATGATGATGAGGATCCCGAAGAGGAGGATGAAATTGAGGAAGAGAATGAGGAGGAAGAAATTGGTGAGACAAGACTACCAGGACCTTCTACTGATTTGGTTAAAGATACATCAAGGCAGAAAAGTAGCATGAAGACCACGCGGTGTCATGCAGACACAAGGACAGAGACAGAGATTACTGGTAGCTTTGAAGTGCAGGAGGAGGATAACCTAGAAGAGGAGGCACACAGCATCCGACCTTGTCACTGGGACTCTGATGCAGAAGGTCTTGTCAAGGTTCACTGTTGGCAGCGTAAAGGTCAAAGACAATGA
- the sertad4 gene encoding SERTA domain-containing protein 4 isoform X4: MTLVLSMNAFLESEGETPIPTYQPIWKTERYSKTCLSNTTSPGHTEHRLKQEPFRRLPDHVSMSRTAYFKRKFVDDDEASFNLRTYCQTQVAPILEEQAHVLRLSLEKMRFIDDPEAFLRRSVLVNNLLRRIRADILLQSTEWCLSPNPVFTTVLPPSSNPRQQTHNRSVPTRICSEPQARPPYRKRFRMVRPGQGDLHNDCAQTCCCIYAAAAATGRYLHLPLSMYDPEFSAPHSSSFFQMGSHHKLGLTIIDGHDDEDPEEEDEIEEENEEEEIGETRLPGPSTDLVKDTSRQKSSMKTTRCHADTRTETEITGSFEVQEEDNLEEEAHSIRPCHWDSDAEGLVKVHCWQRKGQRQ, translated from the exons ATGACCCTCGTCTTGTCCATGAATGCTTTCTTGGAATCAGAGGGAGAAACTCCCATCCCAACATACCAACCAATATGGAAAACTGAGCGCTACAGTAAGACGTGCCTGTCAAACACCACCTCGCCAGGCCACACAGAACACCGTTTGAAACAGG AACCTTTTCGACGACTTCCTGACCATGTGTCAATGTCCAGAACTGCATACTTCAAGAGGAAatttgttgatgatgatgaagctTCATTCAATCTCAGGACATACTGCCAGACT CAGGTGGCACCCATTTTGGAGGAACAGGCCCATGTGCTGCGTCTCTCTCTGGAGAAGATGCGATTCATAGATGACCCAGAGGCGTTCCTGCGACGCTCTGTTCTTGTGAACAATCTCCTCCGTCGTATACGAGCTGACATCCTGCTTCAGAGCACTGAATGGTGCTTGTCCCCCAACCCAGTTTTTACCACTGTCTTACCTCCAAGCTCAAACCCCAGACAGCAGACACACAACAGATCCGTCCCCACAAGAATCTGCTCAGAACCCCAAGCCAGACCTCCCTATCGAAAGCGGTTCCGAATGGTCCGTCCAGGACAAGGGGACCTCCATAATGACTGTGCTCAGACATGTTGCTGTATTTATGCTGCAGCAGCAGCCACAGGACGCTACCTTCACCTACCATTGTCCATGTACGATCCAGAATTCTCTGCACCACACTCTTCCTCCTTCTTTCAAATGGGCAGCCATCATAAATTAGGACTGACCATCATAGATGGGCATGATGATGAGGATCCCGAAGAGGAGGATGAAATTGAGGAAGAGAATGAGGAGGAAGAAATTGGTGAGACAAGACTACCAGGACCTTCTACTGATTTGGTTAAAGATACATCAAGGCAGAAAAGTAGCATGAAGACCACGCGGTGTCATGCAGACACAAGGACAGAGACAGAGATTACTGGTAGCTTTGAAGTGCAGGAGGAGGATAACCTAGAAGAGGAGGCACACAGCATCCGACCTTGTCACTGGGACTCTGATGCAGAAGGTCTTGTCAAGGTTCACTGTTGGCAGCGTAAAGGTCAAAGACAATGA